A window from Flavobacterium sp. 83 encodes these proteins:
- a CDS encoding Fic family protein, with protein MEQKIGFSWLKEFYKLNKCSLKHQSFIGKKDGIEMTSKGVVLQVFRSSKFAVENNPLEHLVFGMKYDYLDFHLIKSVFKKIPEKEIIDFIGNSPSGIYSKKIGFLYEFLMDKSLDLDFVISGNYVDLLDRKKYIVGKTVKNSKWKINDNLLGTPEFCPIVRKTIEIETFQNIDISAQITQLRKEYPLDIFNRATNYLYGKETKSSYEIEHEKPSPKRIERFVSLLMKAGTIGEEEMFEEKNLTLLQNEIVDPRFAVKSYRDFQNYVGQSLPNYSEMLHYICPPPELVPSLMDGLKQVALKTGTTSTLVRASVLSFGFVFIHPFEDGNGRLHRFLIHDTLVRDKVVPDGLIIPVSAHILNNLKEYDAVLEDFSRELMHIIDYDKDDKGIIQVLNLEEIESYYRFPDLTVQTSFLGKTIQETVMTDIPNELEFIMRYDELRLSIQEIVDMPDREIHLMIQFLHQNKGVFPKRRRKDFEKITDAEIELMEKEYQTIFEL; from the coding sequence ATGGAACAAAAAATAGGGTTTTCTTGGTTGAAAGAATTTTATAAATTGAACAAATGTTCTTTGAAGCATCAATCCTTTATTGGAAAAAAGGATGGAATAGAAATGACTTCGAAAGGTGTCGTTCTTCAAGTATTTAGATCCAGTAAGTTTGCTGTTGAAAACAATCCGCTGGAACATCTTGTTTTTGGAATGAAATACGACTATCTTGATTTTCATTTAATAAAATCTGTTTTTAAAAAAATTCCTGAAAAAGAAATTATTGATTTTATAGGTAATTCTCCGTCAGGAATATACTCTAAAAAAATTGGTTTTCTGTATGAGTTTCTGATGGATAAATCACTCGATTTGGACTTTGTTATTTCTGGAAATTATGTTGATTTGTTAGATAGAAAAAAATATATCGTCGGAAAAACGGTTAAGAATTCTAAATGGAAAATCAACGACAACTTGCTGGGAACTCCAGAGTTTTGCCCAATTGTTAGAAAAACAATCGAAATAGAAACTTTTCAAAATATTGATATTTCAGCTCAAATAACGCAATTACGGAAAGAGTATCCGTTAGACATTTTTAATCGAGCAACCAATTATCTATACGGAAAAGAAACAAAATCATCTTATGAAATTGAGCATGAAAAACCTTCTCCAAAACGCATAGAACGCTTTGTCTCCTTATTAATGAAAGCGGGAACAATTGGGGAAGAGGAAATGTTTGAAGAGAAAAACTTAACGCTTTTGCAAAATGAAATTGTAGATCCAAGATTTGCCGTAAAAAGCTATCGTGATTTTCAGAATTATGTGGGGCAATCACTTCCCAATTATTCGGAAATGCTACATTATATATGCCCGCCACCGGAACTGGTTCCTTCTTTGATGGATGGTTTAAAACAAGTTGCCTTAAAAACGGGAACCACTTCAACATTAGTTCGAGCCAGTGTGTTGTCGTTTGGTTTTGTTTTTATTCACCCTTTTGAAGATGGAAATGGGCGTTTGCACCGATTTTTGATACACGACACCTTAGTTCGGGATAAAGTGGTTCCCGATGGTTTGATTATACCGGTTTCGGCACATATACTGAATAATCTCAAGGAATATGATGCTGTCTTGGAAGATTTTTCCAGAGAATTAATGCATATAATTGATTATGATAAAGATGATAAAGGAATAATTCAGGTTTTAAATTTAGAGGAAATAGAAAGCTATTACCGATTTCCTGATTTGACCGTTCAAACTTCTTTTTTAGGAAAAACAATTCAAGAAACCGTGATGACAGACATTCCGAATGAGCTTGAATTTATTATGAGATACGATGAATTGAGACTTTCTATTCAGGAAATTGTTGATATGCCCGACAGAGAAATTCATTTGATGATCCAATTTTTGCATCAAAATAAAGGAGTATTTCCAAAAAGGAGAAGAAAAGATTTTGAAAAAATAACCGATGCTGAAATAGAATTGATGGAGAAAGAATATCAAACTATTTTTGAATTGTAA
- a CDS encoding SGNH/GDSL hydrolase family protein has protein sequence MFKKKSLLLVLLFLSFVSFAQKVAEQNSSFLYSGRVEHLTDDKVILIGSASSVSFNFKGDLCSISLQSLEEHQNYVALELDGTYIGRVRIEKGVLQSFPIVISKKKKTHRLTIYKATEASNGGVLFGGTTARLTQITPEYKKKIELIGDSITCGFGNDTAAIPCGTGEWYDQHNAYWAYGPIVSRSLNVDYVLSSVSGFGMYRNWNDEHKDEAIIPDVYENLYLNKDNSKPYDFAFQPDLVSICLGTNDLSDGDGKKERLPFNEEKYVSNYINFIKTVYKHAPNTRIVLLNSPMVSGDRNVTLVRCLKKVIHAFENDTQHKTIALFEFQSMKPNGCGSHPDIADDKIMADQLTPFFKKLLDEK, from the coding sequence ATGTTTAAAAAGAAATCCCTTTTACTGGTATTGCTATTCCTTTCCTTTGTTTCCTTTGCTCAAAAAGTAGCGGAGCAAAACAGTTCCTTTCTCTATTCCGGAAGAGTGGAGCATCTTACCGATGATAAAGTGATTTTGATAGGTTCCGCATCGTCTGTTTCGTTTAATTTTAAAGGGGATTTGTGTTCTATTTCGTTACAAAGTCTTGAAGAACACCAAAATTATGTTGCATTAGAATTAGATGGTACTTATATTGGAAGAGTTCGAATTGAAAAAGGAGTGTTGCAGTCCTTTCCCATTGTAATTTCCAAAAAGAAAAAAACACACCGTCTCACCATTTATAAAGCTACAGAAGCTTCGAATGGTGGGGTTTTATTTGGTGGAACTACAGCCAGACTAACCCAAATCACTCCTGAATACAAAAAGAAAATAGAACTCATAGGCGATTCTATTACATGTGGTTTTGGTAATGATACGGCAGCAATTCCTTGTGGAACTGGAGAATGGTACGATCAGCATAATGCGTATTGGGCGTATGGACCTATCGTTTCTCGTAGTCTGAATGTGGATTATGTGTTGAGTTCCGTTTCTGGATTTGGGATGTATCGCAACTGGAATGACGAGCATAAAGACGAAGCCATTATTCCTGATGTTTATGAAAATTTGTATTTGAATAAAGACAATTCAAAACCGTATGATTTTGCTTTTCAACCGGATTTGGTTAGTATTTGTTTGGGAACGAATGACCTTTCGGATGGTGACGGAAAAAAAGAACGATTGCCTTTTAACGAAGAAAAATATGTTTCAAACTACATCAATTTTATCAAAACAGTTTATAAACATGCGCCAAATACCAGAATAGTATTGTTGAACAGTCCGATGGTTTCGGGAGACAGAAATGTAACTTTGGTGCGTTGTTTGAAAAAAGTGATTCATGCTTTTGAAAATGATACCCAACACAAAACCATTGCCTTATTCGAATTTCAATCGATGAAACCAAACGGTTGTGGTTCGCATCCGGATATTGCTGACGACAAAATAATGGCCGACCAATTAACTCCTTTCTTTAAAAAATTACTAGATGAAAAATAA
- a CDS encoding sialate O-acetylesterase, with translation MKNNIIVFVLSLILSHSAFANVTLPNVLSDNMVLQRNSEVKIWGWANPQEEVVITPSWNHQEYKIKASNQAKWEMNIPTPKEGGPYTISIKGYNEIVLKNILIGEVWICSGQSNMEMSASWGIENGDEVVKNATNPNIRFFMVPKLTATAPQNNVSGNWTECTPETMKYFSATGYFFAKRLQEQLKNVPIGLIGSNWGGTPAEIWMPEEVIQKDAVLLESAKTRKEESYGPNQPGRAFNAMIYPLVEFKIAGVIWYQGESNVGSTVYDKTFSALITSWRKLWKYEFPFYYVQIAPYQYGENHFGGAEIRNAQRKVLQEVPNTGMAMTSDISRIDDIHPKDKKSVGTRLANLALVNMYKTNSDLIHGPLYKSMKIDKNKVVVAFDYADGLYFKTKKSNQFEIAGTDNVFYEAEAVIKKNTVILKSDKVAHPVKVRFAWTNTAQSELFNKANLPASSFLSE, from the coding sequence ATGAAAAATAATATAATTGTTTTTGTTCTTTCTCTAATACTGTCACATTCCGCTTTCGCAAATGTTACGCTTCCAAATGTGCTTTCGGACAATATGGTTTTACAACGCAATTCCGAAGTTAAGATTTGGGGTTGGGCGAATCCACAGGAAGAGGTCGTTATAACTCCAAGTTGGAATCATCAAGAGTATAAAATCAAAGCCAGCAATCAGGCTAAATGGGAAATGAATATACCAACTCCAAAAGAAGGCGGACCGTATACAATTTCCATAAAAGGATACAATGAAATTGTATTGAAGAATATTTTGATTGGCGAAGTGTGGATTTGCTCGGGACAATCCAATATGGAAATGTCAGCGAGTTGGGGCATTGAAAACGGGGATGAAGTGGTGAAAAATGCCACGAATCCGAATATCCGATTTTTTATGGTTCCCAAATTGACGGCAACTGCACCACAAAACAATGTATCGGGAAACTGGACGGAATGCACGCCAGAGACGATGAAATATTTTAGTGCAACTGGTTATTTCTTTGCTAAACGTTTACAGGAACAGTTGAAAAATGTACCTATTGGTTTGATTGGTTCGAATTGGGGTGGAACGCCAGCGGAGATTTGGATGCCAGAAGAAGTCATTCAAAAAGATGCGGTTTTACTGGAAAGTGCCAAAACCCGAAAAGAAGAATCCTATGGACCCAACCAACCAGGACGCGCTTTTAATGCGATGATTTATCCTTTGGTGGAATTTAAAATTGCAGGTGTGATTTGGTATCAAGGCGAATCGAATGTGGGTTCAACGGTTTATGACAAAACCTTTTCGGCTTTAATCACTTCTTGGAGAAAATTATGGAAGTATGAGTTTCCGTTTTATTATGTCCAGATAGCACCTTATCAATATGGAGAAAATCATTTTGGAGGTGCTGAAATTAGAAATGCGCAACGCAAAGTATTGCAAGAAGTTCCCAATACCGGAATGGCGATGACCAGCGATATTTCTCGTATAGATGATATTCACCCAAAAGACAAGAAATCAGTGGGTACAAGATTGGCGAATTTGGCTTTGGTGAATATGTATAAAACCAACTCAGATTTGATACACGGACCGCTCTACAAAAGCATGAAAATCGATAAAAATAAAGTTGTTGTTGCTTTCGATTATGCCGACGGATTGTATTTTAAAACAAAAAAATCAAATCAATTTGAAATTGCCGGAACTGATAATGTGTTTTATGAAGCGGAAGCCGTGATTAAAAAAAACACAGTGATTTTAAAATCGGATAAGGTGGCACATCCTGTCAAAGTTCGTTTTGCATGGACGAACACAGCACAATCAGAGTTGTTTAATAAAGCGAATTTACCTGCTTCGTCATTTTTGAGTGAATGA
- a CDS encoding DUF4339 domain-containing protein — translation MRKYFIHNGQSEIGPFDFEQLKTLQLKNETPIWFEGLQNWTTANNVEELKSIVHSTILPPKFKNFSEEKSNPNPPIFSKPVYENNQNFAPKKKKTLRNVLIGVGVLAVLFFGLVIYASTNSEQNYNDNGEFISSNNLDDQDAERDRINAELTEKNRSYRNNIEQYVSASTNQYTYNELGGISNLDIIVTNNTEYLLNEVNVNIDYIKDNGGIYKTEIVTIYNIPAKQDKSASAPESNRGTSVNAKVQSISSKKLHMCYDNSFAPKAGEIDPYFCK, via the coding sequence ATGAGAAAGTATTTTATTCATAATGGGCAAAGTGAAATTGGTCCATTTGACTTTGAACAACTTAAAACATTGCAACTTAAAAATGAAACCCCAATTTGGTTTGAGGGATTGCAAAATTGGACTACTGCAAATAATGTAGAAGAATTAAAATCAATCGTACATTCAACCATTTTACCTCCAAAATTTAAAAATTTCTCTGAAGAAAAATCAAATCCAAATCCACCAATATTTTCAAAACCAGTTTATGAAAATAACCAAAATTTTGCGCCGAAAAAGAAAAAAACATTACGAAATGTGCTAATTGGAGTTGGAGTTTTAGCAGTTTTATTTTTTGGACTAGTAATTTACGCATCAACAAATTCAGAACAAAATTACAATGATAACGGTGAATTCATTTCGTCCAATAATCTTGATGATCAAGATGCAGAAAGAGATAGAATAAATGCAGAATTGACAGAAAAAAATAGAAGTTATAGAAATAACATTGAACAATATGTTAGTGCAAGTACTAATCAGTATACTTATAATGAATTAGGAGGTATTAGTAACTTGGATATAATTGTAACAAACAACACAGAGTACTTACTAAACGAAGTAAATGTAAATATTGATTATATCAAAGATAATGGCGGAATTTACAAGACTGAAATAGTAACAATTTATAATATTCCAGCAAAACAAGATAAATCTGCATCAGCTCCAGAAAGCAACAGAGGAACTTCCGTTAATGCGAAAGTTCAATCAATTTCATCTAAAAAGCTACATATGTGTTATGATAATTCATTTGCACCAAAAGCGGGAGAAATTGACCCTTATTTTTGTAAATAA
- a CDS encoding acetyl-CoA carboxylase biotin carboxyl carrier protein subunit, translating into MSIGYKVNVNDTFHFDFEKESISQLDAVSVEANKFHILHQNTPYKAEILTSDFLKKSYTVKVNNNTYVVAISNPLDILIKEMGFETGLTKQVNFIKAPMPGLILEISVVVGQEVKENDNLIILGAMKMENSFLSPKDGVIKTISVAMGDAVDKGQLLIEFE; encoded by the coding sequence ATGAGTATTGGTTATAAAGTAAATGTCAATGATACTTTTCATTTTGATTTTGAAAAGGAAAGTATTTCACAACTGGATGCAGTGAGTGTGGAAGCTAATAAATTTCATATACTACATCAAAATACCCCTTATAAAGCGGAAATCCTAACTTCTGATTTTCTTAAAAAAAGCTATACGGTAAAAGTGAATAACAACACCTATGTTGTGGCAATTTCAAATCCTTTGGATATTCTTATCAAAGAAATGGGGTTTGAAACAGGACTTACCAAACAAGTCAATTTTATCAAAGCACCTATGCCCGGATTGATTCTCGAAATAAGTGTTGTGGTGGGGCAAGAGGTAAAAGAAAATGACAACCTGATTATTTTGGGCGCCATGAAAATGGAAAACAGTTTTCTTTCTCCAAAAGATGGCGTTATCAAAACCATTTCGGTTGCTATGGGAGATGCAGTAGATAAAGGTCAGTTGTTAATTGAATTTGAATAA
- a CDS encoding acyl-CoA carboxylase subunit beta gives MKDKINTLNDKIAEAHLGGGKKRIEKQHSNKKLTARERVNYLMDEGSFEEIGMLVTHRTSDFGMEKELYYGDGVITGYGTINGRLVYIFAQDFTVFGGSLSETHAEKICKVMDMAVKMGAPMIGLNDSGGARIQEGVRSLGGYADIFYRNVQASGVIPQISAIMGPCAGGAVYSPAMTDFTMMVEDTSYMFVTGPNVVKTVTNETVTSEELGGASTHSTKSGVAHITSTNDVECLEDLKRLLSYLPQSNKEKAHNLPYELNDEVRTKLATIIPDNPNKPYDMHEVIGGIIDEDSFFEIHKNYAENILVGFARLGGKSIGIIANQPMILAGCLDVNSSKKAARFTRFCDCFNIPLLVLVDVPGFLPGTDQEWSGIIVHGAKLLYALSEATVPRVTVITRKAYGGAYDVMNSKHIGADMNFAWPTAEIAVMGTKGASEIIFKKEINEAEDHEAKLLEKEAEYADLFANPYIAAQRGFVDEVILPQDTRRKLIKAFSMLENKVSVTPNRKHGNIPL, from the coding sequence ATGAAAGACAAAATAAATACATTAAACGATAAAATTGCCGAAGCTCATTTGGGTGGCGGTAAAAAACGTATCGAAAAACAACATTCGAATAAAAAACTAACCGCAAGAGAACGTGTCAATTATTTGATGGACGAAGGTTCTTTTGAAGAAATTGGAATGTTGGTAACGCACCGAACGTCTGATTTTGGAATGGAAAAAGAACTGTATTATGGTGATGGTGTAATCACAGGATATGGAACCATAAACGGACGATTAGTTTATATTTTCGCTCAGGATTTTACCGTTTTTGGAGGTTCTTTATCTGAAACCCATGCTGAGAAAATCTGTAAAGTGATGGATATGGCAGTCAAAATGGGAGCGCCCATGATTGGACTAAATGATTCTGGTGGAGCACGTATTCAGGAAGGGGTTCGTTCTTTGGGTGGTTATGCTGATATTTTTTATAGAAATGTACAAGCCTCTGGAGTAATTCCACAGATTTCTGCAATTATGGGACCCTGCGCCGGTGGTGCCGTGTATTCTCCAGCCATGACTGATTTTACCATGATGGTTGAAGATACCAGTTATATGTTTGTAACTGGTCCGAATGTGGTAAAAACCGTAACCAATGAAACCGTAACTTCGGAGGAATTGGGTGGGGCTAGTACGCATTCTACTAAATCTGGTGTGGCGCACATTACTTCTACTAATGATGTGGAATGTCTGGAAGATTTGAAACGCTTGTTGAGTTATTTGCCACAAAGCAATAAAGAAAAAGCACATAATTTACCTTATGAACTCAATGATGAGGTTCGTACCAAATTAGCGACAATTATTCCGGATAATCCCAACAAACCCTACGATATGCACGAGGTGATTGGTGGGATTATTGACGAAGATTCGTTTTTTGAAATTCATAAAAATTATGCCGAAAATATCCTGGTGGGTTTTGCTCGATTGGGAGGGAAAAGCATTGGGATTATAGCCAACCAACCGATGATTTTAGCCGGTTGTCTCGATGTGAACAGTTCGAAAAAAGCGGCTCGATTTACCCGTTTTTGCGATTGTTTTAATATTCCGTTATTGGTTTTGGTGGACGTACCGGGTTTTTTACCGGGAACCGATCAAGAGTGGAGCGGGATTATCGTTCACGGAGCAAAATTGCTATACGCTTTAAGTGAAGCGACCGTGCCAAGAGTAACCGTGATTACCCGAAAAGCGTATGGTGGTGCTTATGATGTAATGAACTCGAAACACATTGGTGCCGATATGAATTTTGCCTGGCCGACTGCTGAAATTGCCGTAATGGGCACCAAAGGAGCCTCGGAAATTATCTTCAAAAAAGAAATTAACGAAGCCGAGGATCATGAGGCAAAACTCTTGGAAAAAGAAGCTGAATATGCCGATTTATTTGCGAATCCCTACATAGCAGCGCAACGTGGTTTTGTGGATGAGGTAATCCTACCACAAGACACAAGACGGAAACTGATAAAAGCCTTTAGCATGCTCGAAAATAAAGTGAGCGTTACGCCCAATAGAAAACACGGGAATATTCCTTTGTGA
- the accC gene encoding acetyl-CoA carboxylase biotin carboxylase subunit, translating to MKKILVANRGEIAIRVMKTAQKMGIKTVAVYSTADRNAPHVKFADEAVWIGEAPSSQSYLLGSKIIEVAKSLNVDAIHPGYGFLSENADFAEEAEKNNIIFIGPKSKAIKIMGSKLAAKEAVKQYNIPMVPGFDEAITDVEKAKVVAKEVGFPILIKASAGGGGKGMRVVESEADFESQMDRAISEAIAAFGDGSVFIEKYVGSPRHIEIQVMADSHGNVLYLFERECSIQRRHQKVIEEAPSSVLTPELRKKMGEAAVLVAKSCDYLGAGTVEFLLDENNNFYFLEMNTRLQVEHPVTEWITGTDLVELQIRVARGEALAIKQEDLKIKGHAMELRVYAEDPMNDFLPSVGHLDVYQLPVGEGIRVDNGFEQGMDIPIYYDPMLAKLITYGETREEAIQIMIKAIENYQVEGVQTTLPFGKFVFEHEAFRSGKFDTHFVKNYYSAEMLKNQIAQEAEIAAKVALKQYFEDQKIVRLPN from the coding sequence ATGAAAAAAATATTAGTTGCCAATAGAGGGGAAATTGCCATTAGGGTGATGAAAACTGCACAAAAAATGGGGATTAAAACCGTGGCGGTATATTCTACTGCGGATAGAAATGCACCTCACGTAAAATTTGCCGATGAAGCCGTTTGGATTGGAGAAGCTCCTTCAAGTCAATCCTATTTATTAGGTAGTAAAATTATAGAAGTTGCCAAATCTTTAAATGTGGATGCCATTCATCCCGGTTATGGATTTTTGAGTGAAAATGCTGATTTTGCTGAAGAAGCCGAAAAAAATAACATCATTTTTATTGGTCCAAAGTCGAAAGCAATAAAAATCATGGGAAGTAAATTAGCGGCCAAAGAAGCCGTTAAGCAATACAATATTCCAATGGTTCCCGGTTTTGACGAAGCCATTACAGATGTCGAAAAAGCAAAAGTAGTTGCCAAGGAAGTTGGTTTTCCAATACTGATTAAAGCCTCAGCAGGTGGCGGTGGAAAAGGAATGCGTGTGGTAGAAAGCGAAGCTGATTTCGAGTCTCAAATGGATCGCGCTATTAGTGAAGCGATTGCTGCTTTTGGAGATGGTTCTGTTTTTATCGAAAAATATGTGGGCTCGCCAAGACATATCGAAATTCAGGTTATGGCAGACAGTCATGGCAATGTGTTGTATTTATTCGAAAGAGAATGCAGCATCCAGCGTCGTCACCAAAAAGTAATTGAAGAAGCGCCTTCTTCGGTTTTAACACCGGAATTGCGAAAAAAAATGGGAGAGGCAGCCGTTTTGGTAGCCAAATCCTGTGATTATTTAGGAGCTGGAACTGTAGAATTTTTATTGGACGAAAATAATAATTTCTACTTCTTGGAGATGAATACTCGTTTGCAAGTGGAACATCCCGTTACCGAATGGATTACCGGAACCGATTTGGTCGAGCTGCAAATCAGAGTAGCTCGAGGTGAAGCATTAGCAATCAAACAAGAAGACCTGAAAATAAAAGGGCACGCGATGGAATTACGTGTGTATGCCGAAGATCCGATGAATGATTTCCTACCGAGTGTGGGTCATTTGGATGTATATCAATTGCCGGTTGGTGAAGGAATTCGCGTAGATAACGGTTTTGAGCAAGGCATGGATATTCCCATTTATTACGATCCGATGTTGGCCAAATTAATCACTTATGGAGAAACCCGAGAAGAAGCGATTCAAATTATGATTAAGGCCATTGAAAATTATCAAGTGGAAGGTGTGCAGACAACATTGCCTTTTGGGAAATTTGTTTTTGAACATGAGGCGTTTCGTTCCGGGAAATTTGACACGCATTTTGTCAAGAATTACTACAGTGCCGAAATGTTAAAAAATCAAATAGCGCAAGAAGCCGAAATCGCTGCGAAGGTCGCTTTGAAACAGTATTTTGAAGATCAAAAAATCGTACGCTTACCGAATTAA